In the Bordetella genomosp. 10 genome, one interval contains:
- the xerC gene encoding tyrosine recombinase XerC: MQAWLAHLETHRRYSPHTLAGYRRDLAHLAALAGDRPLDRLANGHIRQFVARLHARDLGPRSLARALAAWRGFYQWWAREAGLPGNPVAGVKAPKAARGLPKALSVEQAQALLERPAAQAATEPVALRDQAMFELLYSSGLRLSELTGLDWRYERNADHESTSWLNLDEHEVSVLGKGGKRRAVPVGAAALAALQAWLPMRARLLGPASGPADAAALFLGERGRRITPRVVQRQLEKMAQASGLPVHVHPHVLRHSFASHVLQSAQDLRAVQEMLGHANISTTQVYTRLDFQHLAKVYDQAHPRAGRKS; this comes from the coding sequence ATGCAGGCCTGGCTGGCGCATCTGGAAACGCATCGGCGCTATTCCCCGCATACGCTGGCCGGCTATCGGCGCGACCTCGCCCACCTGGCCGCCCTGGCCGGCGATCGCCCCCTGGACCGGCTCGCCAACGGCCACATCCGCCAGTTCGTCGCGCGCCTGCATGCGCGCGACCTGGGCCCGCGCAGCCTGGCGCGCGCGCTCGCGGCCTGGCGCGGCTTCTATCAATGGTGGGCGCGGGAAGCCGGCTTGCCGGGCAATCCGGTCGCGGGCGTCAAGGCGCCCAAGGCGGCGCGCGGCCTGCCCAAGGCGCTGTCGGTCGAGCAGGCCCAGGCCTTGCTCGAAAGACCCGCCGCGCAGGCCGCGACCGAACCCGTCGCGCTGCGCGACCAGGCCATGTTCGAACTGCTGTATTCCAGCGGCCTGCGGCTGTCCGAACTGACGGGGCTGGACTGGCGCTATGAACGCAACGCCGATCATGAATCCACGAGCTGGCTGAACCTGGACGAGCACGAGGTATCGGTGCTGGGCAAGGGCGGCAAGCGGCGCGCGGTGCCGGTGGGCGCGGCGGCGCTGGCCGCGCTGCAAGCCTGGCTGCCGATGCGCGCGCGCCTGCTCGGTCCCGCCAGCGGGCCGGCCGACGCGGCGGCCCTGTTCCTGGGCGAACGCGGCCGGCGCATCACGCCGCGCGTCGTACAGCGGCAACTGGAAAAAATGGCCCAGGCCAGCGGCCTGCCCGTGCACGTCCACCCGCACGTGCTGCGCCACAGCTTCGCCAGCCACGTCCTGCAATCGGCGCAGGATCTGCGGGCGGTGCAGGAAATGCTGGGACACGCGAACATTTCCACCACGCAGGTCTATACCCGGCTGGACTTCCAGCACCTGGCCAAGGTCTACGACCAGGCCCACCCGCGCGCCGGGCGCAAGTCCTGA
- a CDS encoding nickel/cobalt transporter yields MMPILVLLLVAMPMWARLSSRRGGAGTRHGARFAGAQGLAACLGLLLSALSLPAAAAHPFGVPEVGGAVDGPDWLLRLLGWVSAWQSHFYRQLTGAVRGWQADAWAAWPLVGLSFAYGIFHALGPGHGKAVVATYVLANRQTARNGAVLALLSALVQALVAILLVSVAAGILRVTAGTMNAATRWLETGSFAMIVALGAWLVWRKALRPLWRKGAPDDAASGVEQDHGGGHHRHGHEHGDHDHDHGHDGSHADNHAHDRSHDHNHDHNHGHAPHAHGVDCGCGHAHVPPPQAVAGRLSPRKAWSAILAVGLRPCSGALIVLVFALAQDFYLAGVVSALAMGLGTGLTVATLVWAAVAASDLLVRGGARLSPSWAGRLRYATQACAAVAVFAFGLLLLGGAVTGAA; encoded by the coding sequence ATGATGCCGATACTCGTGCTGCTGCTGGTCGCGATGCCGATGTGGGCCAGGCTGTCGTCGCGGCGAGGCGGCGCGGGGACGCGGCATGGGGCCCGGTTCGCGGGCGCGCAGGGTTTGGCGGCATGCCTGGGATTGCTTCTGTCCGCCTTGTCGCTGCCGGCCGCGGCGGCGCATCCGTTCGGGGTTCCGGAGGTGGGCGGCGCGGTGGATGGGCCCGACTGGCTGTTGCGCCTGCTGGGCTGGGTCTCCGCCTGGCAAAGCCATTTCTATCGCCAGCTCACGGGGGCGGTGCGCGGCTGGCAGGCCGACGCCTGGGCGGCATGGCCGCTCGTGGGCCTGTCGTTCGCGTATGGCATTTTCCACGCCCTGGGGCCGGGCCATGGCAAGGCGGTGGTCGCCACCTATGTGCTGGCCAACCGGCAGACCGCCCGCAACGGCGCGGTGCTGGCCTTGCTGTCGGCTTTGGTGCAGGCGCTGGTCGCGATCCTGCTGGTCAGCGTGGCCGCGGGCATCCTGCGCGTCACGGCCGGCACGATGAACGCCGCGACGCGGTGGCTGGAGACCGGCTCGTTCGCGATGATCGTGGCGCTGGGGGCATGGCTGGTGTGGCGCAAGGCGCTCCGGCCCTTATGGCGAAAGGGCGCGCCGGACGATGCTGCGTCCGGCGTGGAGCAGGACCATGGCGGCGGCCATCATCGGCACGGCCATGAGCATGGCGATCACGATCACGATCATGGTCATGACGGAAGCCACGCCGATAATCACGCCCACGACCGCAGCCACGATCACAACCACGATCACAACCACGGCCATGCGCCGCACGCTCACGGCGTCGACTGCGGTTGCGGCCATGCCCATGTGCCGCCACCGCAAGCGGTGGCGGGCCGGCTGAGTCCGCGCAAGGCGTGGTCCGCCATTCTCGCGGTCGGATTGCGCCCATGCAGCGGCGCCTTGATCGTGTTGGTGTTCGCGCTGGCGCAGGATTTCTACCTGGCCGGCGTCGTGTCCGCGTTGGCCATGGGCCTGGGCACCGGCCTGACCGTCGCCACCCTGGTATGGGCGGCGGTGGCGGCGAGCGATCTGCTGGTGCGCGGCGGCGCGCGCCTGTCGCCGTCCTGGGCCGGCCGCCTGCGCTACGCCACGCAGGCCTGCGCGGCGGTCGCCGTGTTCGCCTTCGGGTTGCTGCTATTGGGCGGCGCCGTTACCGGCGCGGCTTGA
- a CDS encoding DUF1007 family protein gives MRQAFRDPGRSAVAARASSSARRRLLPAAGALLAAATLLAAAPARAHPHMWIDGEAVLVFDGQGRLEAVRERWKFDEMFVAYTTQGLADEKGQLPPATLDRMAKEWMNALGEPISHYFTRVAVGGKVLAYAAPRDAKVEWDAGRKAMALSFTLPLQQPPAPGAAGVDVDIIDPTYFVAYDFSAPGAVSMDRAPAGCRADYRPPKPLDAALVQQLAAIPADQSDLPEELFAATKGLTHRIRVTCP, from the coding sequence ATGAGGCAAGCTTTCCGCGATCCCGGGCGAAGCGCCGTGGCGGCGCGCGCGTCGTCTTCCGCGCGGCGCCGTCTCCTGCCGGCTGCCGGCGCTTTGCTGGCGGCGGCGACGCTTTTGGCCGCCGCGCCCGCGCGGGCGCATCCGCACATGTGGATAGACGGCGAGGCCGTGCTGGTCTTCGACGGCCAGGGGCGGCTGGAGGCGGTGCGGGAGCGCTGGAAGTTCGACGAGATGTTCGTCGCGTACACGACCCAGGGGCTGGCCGACGAGAAGGGCCAGTTGCCGCCCGCCACGCTGGACCGCATGGCGAAGGAATGGATGAACGCCCTGGGCGAGCCGATTTCCCATTACTTCACGCGGGTCGCCGTGGGCGGCAAGGTGCTCGCCTATGCCGCGCCGCGCGACGCCAAGGTCGAGTGGGATGCCGGGCGCAAGGCGATGGCGCTATCCTTCACCTTGCCCTTGCAGCAGCCGCCCGCGCCGGGCGCCGCGGGCGTGGACGTCGACATCATCGACCCGACGTATTTCGTCGCCTACGATTTCAGCGCGCCGGGCGCTGTTTCCATGGACCGCGCGCCGGCGGGTTGCCGCGCCGACTACCGTCCGCCCAAGCCCCTGGACGCGGCGCTGGTGCAGCAACTGGCGGCCATCCCCGCCGACCAGTCGGACCTGCCGGAGGAGCTGTTCGCGGCCACCAAGGGCCTGACGCATCGGATCCGGGTGACGTGCCCGTGA
- a CDS encoding metal ABC transporter substrate-binding protein codes for MAFATFSHRFLPARRQALAALALAACGVLGSGPAAFAQSQAPAPAGPLKVVASFSILGDMVKQIGDGDVQVDVLVGPDGDAHEYEPTPADARRIAAAQLLVVNGLGFEAWLPKLVRASGFKGTTVVASEGVTPRDFGGDATGGHDHDHGGGNHDDHGHEGNTDPHAWQSLANGARYARNIGAALAAADPAHADAYRQRTDAYVARIEAMDARVKQAFAALPPERRRVVTSHDAFGYFGDAYGMTFISAMGISTEAEPSAADVARIIGQIRQEKVPAVFFENVSSPRLAQQIARETGARVGGTLYSDALAKPGLPAATYLGMFEWNLSQFMAALKP; via the coding sequence ATGGCATTCGCGACTTTTTCCCACCGGTTCCTGCCGGCGCGCCGCCAGGCGCTGGCGGCATTGGCCCTGGCCGCCTGCGGCGTGCTGGGCAGCGGCCCGGCCGCCTTCGCCCAGTCCCAGGCGCCTGCTCCCGCGGGACCGCTGAAGGTGGTGGCCAGCTTTTCCATCCTGGGCGACATGGTGAAGCAGATCGGCGACGGCGACGTGCAGGTGGACGTGCTGGTCGGCCCGGACGGCGACGCCCACGAGTACGAGCCGACGCCGGCCGACGCCCGCCGTATCGCGGCCGCGCAGTTGCTGGTGGTCAATGGCCTGGGCTTCGAGGCGTGGCTGCCCAAGCTGGTGCGCGCGTCGGGCTTCAAGGGCACGACGGTGGTGGCCTCGGAAGGGGTGACGCCGCGCGACTTCGGCGGCGACGCGACGGGCGGGCACGATCACGATCATGGCGGCGGCAACCACGACGACCATGGCCATGAAGGCAACACCGATCCGCATGCCTGGCAGAGCCTGGCCAACGGCGCCCGCTACGCCCGCAATATCGGCGCCGCGCTGGCGGCGGCCGATCCCGCGCATGCCGATGCCTATCGCCAGCGCACCGACGCGTATGTCGCGCGCATCGAGGCCATGGACGCCCGCGTGAAGCAGGCCTTCGCCGCCTTGCCGCCAGAGCGCCGCCGGGTGGTGACCTCGCACGACGCCTTCGGCTATTTCGGCGATGCCTATGGCATGACGTTCATCTCCGCCATGGGGATCTCGACCGAGGCCGAGCCCTCGGCCGCCGACGTGGCGCGCATCATCGGCCAGATCCGCCAGGAGAAAGTGCCCGCGGTGTTTTTCGAGAACGTCAGCAGCCCCAGGCTGGCGCAGCAGATCGCGCGCGAAACCGGCGCGCGCGTCGGCGGCACCTTGTACTCGGACGCCCTGGCCAAGCCGGGCCTGCCGGCCGCCACCTACCTGGGCATGTTCGAGTGGAACCTGAGCCAGTTCATGGCCGCGCTGAAGCCTTGA
- a CDS encoding metal ABC transporter permease, with protein sequence MGLNEWVVAPFVDYGFMRRALAGSFALSCGAAPLGVFLVLRRMSLMGDAMSHAILPGVAAGFLLSGLSLTAMLLGGIVTGLAVALLAGVVSRLTPLREDASFAAFYLISLGLGVLLVSLRGSNMDLLHVLFGTVLGLDDAALLLVTVCASITLVALAMLYRLLVAECLDPGFLRAAGGGGSLVHMAFLMLVVFNLVSGFQVLGTLMVVGIMMLPAASARFWVRSAAGQIPLAAFLGAFASLAGLLISYHYNVPASPAIILAAGVVYLVSVAGGPQGGLLDFSRRARRGAR encoded by the coding sequence GTGGGATTGAACGAGTGGGTGGTGGCGCCCTTTGTCGACTATGGCTTCATGCGGCGCGCCCTGGCCGGGTCCTTCGCGCTGTCCTGCGGCGCCGCGCCGCTGGGGGTGTTCCTGGTCCTGCGCCGCATGAGCCTGATGGGCGACGCGATGTCGCACGCCATCCTGCCCGGCGTCGCGGCGGGCTTCCTGTTGTCGGGCCTGTCGCTGACGGCCATGCTGCTGGGCGGCATCGTGACCGGCTTGGCGGTGGCGCTGCTGGCGGGCGTGGTGTCGCGCCTGACGCCCTTGCGCGAGGACGCCAGCTTCGCCGCCTTCTATCTGATTTCCCTTGGCCTGGGCGTGCTGCTGGTGTCGCTGCGCGGTTCCAATATGGACCTGCTGCACGTGCTTTTCGGCACCGTGCTGGGCCTGGACGACGCCGCGCTGCTGCTGGTGACGGTGTGCGCCAGCATCACCCTGGTGGCGTTGGCCATGCTGTACCGCCTGCTGGTGGCCGAATGCCTGGACCCGGGTTTCCTGCGCGCGGCCGGCGGCGGCGGCTCACTGGTGCACATGGCCTTCCTGATGTTGGTGGTGTTCAACCTGGTGTCCGGCTTCCAGGTGCTGGGCACGCTGATGGTGGTGGGCATCATGATGCTGCCGGCGGCCTCCGCGCGCTTCTGGGTGCGTTCGGCCGCCGGGCAGATTCCCCTGGCCGCCTTCCTGGGCGCCTTCGCCTCGCTGGCGGGGCTGCTGATCTCCTATCACTACAACGTGCCGGCCTCGCCCGCCATCATTCTCGCGGCGGGCGTCGTCTACCTGGTTTCCGTCGCCGGCGGGCCGCAGGGCGGCCTGCTGGATTTCTCACGGCGCGCCCGGCGCGGCGCGCGCTGA